The Candidatus Omnitrophota bacterium genomic sequence ACGATAATAGTGGCCTTGTTCTGATTAAAGCCGATAATACCCCGGCGCACCGGATAGGACCTGCCGTCAATGATCAGGCTGCCGCCGATCAAACGGCCGATCACCGGTTTATGGTAAGCCAAGACTTCGAACTCGCCGTGCTCACCGGGTAATTTTATGCTTTCGGCTTTCCCCTCGAAGATCTTCTCTTCAGGGGTTAATAATATGACATCGAACATTTTTATAAACGCCTATAAATAAAAGAATTCCGTCTTTTTTATTCTATCACAATTTTATAAAAAATAGTTATTTTTTTTGAGCGGGCTTAAACCGGGTGAGAAATGAAAACGGGGGCAGTTATTGTCGGTTGAACCAACAACTGCCCCCGCAGGTTTGCGCCGCTTTGTAATTATTTCTTTACATCCGGCCCTTGATCCTTCCCGGATTTATCCGCCGCCTTCTGGTCCGGAAACGCGTTATCGCGCATTGAACTTAAGGCGTCCTGGCTGGCGCGCATCTGCGCCTGCCATCCGAAAAAGAACACTACCGCCAAAAGGCCGAGAAAGATGATAATGATAATAATGATCAACCAGGTGGTGGTCTTGGCCGGCATATTGATCTTAAGCCTGGACCTCTCGAGCATCTCCGGGGCGCTCATCCCGCTGACCGGCTGGATCAATTTCAACAAAGACGCAAGTTCTTCTTCAACACGCCTTATCGTCTGCATATTCTGGCGGTAAAGGCCTATATGCTGCTCGCGGCTGATCGTATCATCAACCTGGTTCCGGGCTATTTCATCCATCACAGCCGGAACGGTATTTGCCAGTTCCTGGGCCCGGCCTGCGTATTCGGTCTTAGACATACGCGGGACCATATCCGCGGCCTGCCTCTTCAAGTCTTCAAGCCGGCTCGCCGGTATAAGCCAGATATCTTCGACCTCGACCTCGAAGACGCGCGATTCGCCGGGCTGCAGCTCCAGGTCGTTCTTATAGGCGTAATAGATGCTCTTCTCGGAATCGTATTCCAGGTCCAATCCGCCGGCATCCATAATATCCTTAAGCTTGACCTCGGTCGGCAGGAATTTCTTCACCTGGACCTTCTGCACCTTGGTCTTGGCCGGATTGATCACCACGATCCTGAATTTGACGCTGCCCGATTGCAAAGAGGTGGATACGATTGGCGAATCCACCCCGCCGAATTTTGATTCCATTATCTTCAACAGTATATCCACTACGGCATTGATCGTGTCGGTTTTATTGCGCATCTCCTTGATCGTAGAGGTGTCCCCCAGCTTCTCATCAAGAAGAGTGCTCAAGTCAACCCCTTCCGCTCCGACAAAAGATTTAAGCTGCTCGGAGATCTGGTTGACCGCGCTGGTCAACTGGGTATTCGGCCCCTGCTTGTTCAATGTTTCCGGCAGGGCCTCGATCGAGGTCTTCAGATTCTGCAAGGTAAGCGCGATATTGATATTATCCTTGGAGACCAGCACCGCTTCCACCGCCTTAATGGCGTCCAGGGCTTTCTTAGCGGCTCGCTCGGCTTCCGGCGCGGCTGCGGCAAGTCCGGCGACAGTGGATATACCCATGCTCTCCACCATACCCGATCCGGAAACAAGGCCTCCGGTGGTCTGCTCGCTCACCAGGTAGGTATAAGCCTTTCCTACGGCAAAGTTGCTGTCCGCTGCGAAGCTAAAGACATAGAATCCCGGCCTGCTCTGGCTCATAATCACGTCCGAATATATCGCGTTATTATCCCAGCTGTATATATTCAGTTTAGGCAGCAAGTTCGGCTGGCCCTGGACCTGCAGCGTTATAGTATCCCCGCTTAACGCAGGATCAGGGGCCGCTGTGGCGCCCCAGGAGAATTTCTTGGCGGTCGCCTCAAGGTTCTCGCCTGCTGTTACCGCCTGGTCCGCGCCGGCCTGCAGTTTGGTGATAGCATCGGCGGACTGGGTCTCAAAACTGGTCAAGGACGCCTGCAACATACCCACCATACCGCCTGCGGCGAGGATCTCTTCTTTGCTCTTGCCGCCGACGATCAAATTGGTCTGTTCGTCAAGCCTTGTCTCCACAACACCCTTCATACCGCCTGCGGCGATCAATTCCTCGGGAGTGGCGCCGGATCCGGTGATCATCTCCGCGATATTCGTCTCGACCTCGCTGATGGACTTATCCAGAACGCTGTTAACGGTATCCTGCGTATCCTGGAGCTTGATAACGTCAGTCACGTCAAAAGAAGTAGGCGTCTTGAAATGCGCGCCGCTGGCGTTGGTAATATCGGTAATGACCGTATAAACCCTTCCGGATTCCAGGCTGGTGTTCTGCCAGTTCATATGGAAGAAACCCGCGCTATCGGGATTGACCCCCACAGCGCCTTCTCCGGGAGCGGCCAGGTGCTTGATCAATTCGCCTTCGTCATATATATACACATCCGCCTGGACACCGCCGGAGACCACGAACCCGTCACGCTGCAGCCAGGAATTAACTGTCAGGGAATCAGGCGTGCCATTAAGGAGACTGGCCGTATTGTAGGAGAACTCGGAATTCGCCTCCCATATATGGATAGCGGTGGTTTCCATAAATAACAACCCGCTGCCGTCGGCTCTCCAGCTATCGCCGTCAGCCAGGGTCATATCCCGGTTCAGGTTGAAAATAGACT encodes the following:
- the atpC gene encoding F0F1 ATP synthase subunit epsilon (produces ATP from ADP in the presence of a proton gradient across the membrane; the epsilon subunit is part of the catalytic core of the ATP synthase complex) gives rise to the protein MFDVILLTPEEKIFEGKAESIKLPGEHGEFEVLAYHKPVIGRLIGGSLIIDGRSYPVRRGIIGFNQNKATIIVER